The candidate division TA06 bacterium DNA segment TCGATTTTCGGCTCTGGGATTTCGCAATTTCGGAACCACAGATTTCACAGATTAACACAAGATTATCTTTCTGGTTTGGGTTTAGCCATGAGAATACGGTTTGAATCCGTGTCAATCTCGTGTAATCTCGTGGTTAGGGGTTTTATTTTCCCAATTTCGCAATACAGAAAGAGAAATGTCATTGCGAGACTCGCGGAGCGAGTCGAAGCAATCTGACTCAAGCAGATCCTTCGACTCCCAGAATCCTGTGGCTTCAGGGGTTTCAATTTCGCAATTTCGGAACCACAGATTTCACAGATTAACACAAGATTATTTTTCTGGTTTGGGTTAGCCATGAGAATACGGTTTGAATCCGTGTCAATCTCGTGTAATCTCGTGGTTTCAGGTCTCAATTTCGTAATTTCGGCGGGGGTGTGACGGCTGGGGCCGGGAATTTCGCATTTTCGTGTTTTGTGTCTGCATTTTCGTGTTCTTGGTTCTATTTCCTGGCGAGATTTTTCCTGCGCTGGTATGCGAAACTCTCGTCGCGAGTGAATTTCCCGTGACTTAGGTCTCTTTTTAGAACTGTTCCAAGTGTCGATAGGACCACTTCGTGAAACTCTTCGTGCGTTACGGTCTTCCCAGTCTCCTCTTTGATTGACGTGATAGGCTCAATGATCCTATCCCTTATCTCGGCTGGTACCCAGATAACTTCCAAAAAATCATCTATGTCCAGTCTATCAATGAACAAATTGAGCGTAACAACGTAATCGTTTTCAGTCTCCTGAACCACAATTCCACCGAGTCGCTTGCCATCAACTCTTACGCTGCCACGATGCTTGTACCAGGCGTTCGCAACCCCAAGTTCTCTCACAATCTGCATTAATATGTGGCCCATTTTCTGATAGATTTCGTCTGCATCTTCGAAATTACACTTGTCGAGCACCAAATGCACAAGCTTGCAGCAGGGATCAGCGAACACCAAATCGTGCTCACCTACTGATATGATGTGTTTCAAATTTGTCTCGTGCAGGATTTCTTGAATAGCAGGAACATAATTGCTCAGCGTGACAACAGTCTCAGCGCCAGAATCGCGCAGAACATGTAGGATTTCACCAGCTTTGTAAAGAGTATTTATTGGCACGGCTATTGCACCGAGTTTCTGTATTGCAAAAAACGCATACACAAATTCGGGGATATTAGGTAACATAATCCCAACTTTTGCACCTTGCGTTATCCCAAGTGACTTGAGCCCATTCGCCAGTCGATTTGATTCCTTATCGAGTTTCCTGTAAGTTATCTCCTTTTCGTCAAAAATCAACGCAACTCGCTTTCCAAATCTCTTGATCGTGTTTTCAAGAATACTCTGGAGGATCCCTTCAGACACTTTCGTATGGCTCCTTTTCAATTACTCTTTCGTCCCGGTAACTCGGGTGCAACTCCTTTTTTGACACTTTACCGGTTAAACTTTTTGGCAATCTCTCTCGAAACTCGATCGACTTGGGGACTTTGAACGGTGCAAGTCGTTCTCGACAGAAGCCTAGCAATTCTTTTTCGGTAACATCGTTGCCGACTACAAATGCTTTGATCAGTTCGCGTTCGTCTTTCTGGATCCCAATGACCGCAGCTTCCTCGACCTTGGGGTGTTCGCTCAGAGTCTCCTCTATTTCCCTTGGTGAAATGTTCTCGCCACCAAGGATGATGATGTCCTTCTTTCTTTCGGTGATATAGAAATAACCTTCCTCATCCTTGTATCCCAGGTCGCCCGTATAGAAGAAGCCTCCTTTAATTGCATTCTGGGTCTCCTCTTCCAGATTGTGATAACCTTTTGTCACAGTTGGACTCTTTATTATGATCTCACCGATTTCACCAGGTGGTAACTGATTGCCCTTCTCGTCGATAACTCTCATCTCCACCTGAGAAAGCGGCGTACCAACTGATCCCGGTTTCGGTTTTTGCCCCGGATTGAGTGCGACTGCCGAAGCAGTTTCAGTAAGCCCATAGCCTTCGATCAACTTCGTGCCGAGTGTGGTTTCAAACTGCCTTATTAGTTGCTTTGGAAACGGTGCACCTCCTGAAACACAATACCGCAGTGTTCTCGGCAATTGCACTTTCACAAGCTCACAGAATTTCAAAAGATGCACAAACATAGTAGGTATGGCGAGTAAAATGGTTGCCTTGATCCGCTTTATCGCGTTATAAAGATTTTTTGGAGTGTAACGGGACATAAGGATCACAGTGGCACCTCGTTCGACACCTGTTATGAGAACATTTGTTAGTCCAAATACATGGAAAAAGGGCAAAACACCAACGATAACATCGGTTTCGTTCACGTCTATGCGTGCCTTTGTAAGACTTGACCCGCTCACAAAGTTTTGATGAGTGAGTAATACTCCCTTAGGGCGAGCGGTTGTACCAGAGGTGTAAAGTATACATGCGGTATCGTCAGAATTGCTCCGGTGCGAACGAAACTTCTCACTGGACCTTGACACCAATTCCTTATAAGGGATGGTATCTATCAAACTAGCACCACCTCTGCCTGCACGTGGCTTTATCGCCACATTCATGTTTTCTTCTCTTGCCTTATCAAGATCTATCTTCACATCCGCACCAGCAAGGATACCCTTGCGGGTGATACTTTGTATTATGACCGTATCCTCAACCCCAGTAGTCATAAGAAACGGACTTACAATCCTCGATTCAGCAACTGCGCTCGGCAGCGCAAACAAGTCACCTACATCAGTCTCTGGTGCATCAATAACACGTAACTTTTTCATGGAATGTCACGCCTGTTCAAGGTATTCGTCTACCTCATCGTAGAATCTGCGGATGGTTTCACTGTCTGGTCGCGGCGTCAACAGACTCACCACTACGAAGAGTATTATGTTTAGAGCCAAAGCTGGTATTAGTGGATTTTCAAGATGAAATACGATTGGGGGATAAAAATAGCCCGCGACAAGATAAGCAGTGCCACCGATTATACCGCACAGTGCACCCTGTCTTGTGCTTCTTCGCCAAAGTATAGAACCGACAAGTAGGGTGGCCCATTGTGCAAACCCTGGCACCGCTATCTTTGTAAGGTAGAGTGCAAGCGCCATACGATAGTGAAGTGCGACGACAAGCGCAAGAAGGATTAATCCAATAACAGCAAGCTTGGTTACAAACACCATCTGCTCTGGCCGCATCTTCTTCCCTAGCCCCCCGTAAATTATGTCGCGCGAAACGAATATGGCAGATGTCATAACCTGCATAGCAGCGGTGGAGACAGCAGCGGCGATCACACCAATTAATACGAATCCTGCAAACCAGCCCGGCAAATACTGTGTTATGATGGTCTGCACGACGTTGTCTGCTTCAAGACCCAGCATGGGCGGGACGAGTGTCCCCTCCATGTGCGATATAGCAGGGGCGACAATCCCACCCCATAAAAACGGAATCGTGTAAAAACCCACCCCGCCAACGACAAGTGCAAGAAGAGGCACCCATTTGAATACTGATTTGTCCTGCGCAGTCAGAGTGGCCATAACCACATGCGGCCACGCAAACCCCATAAGTCCAACGATAAATGCCCCGCCTATAATGAAAGGCCGAAAATAGCCCTGGGGACCAGGTGCGACATATAATGCAGGAAAATTGGATTCGACAACATTCACCGCCTCTCGCAACCCCCCGGGAAAAACTCTATTTATCACCCACACCAGAGACCCGAGGAAAGCAACCGTGTAGATCGTACCAAGCAGAACATTCACCCACGCCGTTGTGCGCATGCCGCCAAGGAATACTATTATAATCAAAAGCACCGTGGTATAGACTATGCCAAAAATGGGGCTTATTCCGGTGAGTGCTTTGAAACCAAGTCCTACTCCAAGTGGCTGGATGCCGATGTAAGGTATGATAAACGCAAGCATGATCAAAGAAATGATAATCCGCAACGCGCGAGAATTGTAACGCTCAGCTACTATTTCAATTGGTGAAAGGAAATTGTTCAGCCGCGCCACTGCCCACAACCTTGGACCCAGGAACATATACAGGCAAGCAAAGCTGACTACGGCGCCCCAGATGAAATACACATAAAATACACCGTGTTGATACAGAAAGCCCGGATAGCCGTAAAAGGTCCACGCGCTTGAGATGGCAAACAATACAAAGAAAAACATGACCGTTACGCCAATCCCACGTGACGCAAGCATATAATCCTCGGGCGTCTTGGCCGAAACCTTGTAGCCAAATATCGAAAGAAGCAGGATCAGCAGACCGAAAATCGATATGATGATTACTGTGATCATCTGTAAGGCCAATATTTAAAGGCGTATATTAGGTGTGCAACAGCCAAGATGGTAAGAAGGCAAATCCCGGCAAAGAAGGGTAAAGGCAATATCCCAAACACCAGTATCTTCCGATCAAAGTAGCGAACAATGTATAACATACCAATGATGCCCAGAAGGAGCACAAGAAGATATGCCTTGCCCGGTTTATGCTTAATTATCTCACGCATGACTTTATTCGATCAAACAAACCTCAATCTTATTGTAATTGATTTCCCCATCGTATTCAAGCTTATTCAGGAACCCCCACTTCACTTTGGATCAGTTCTGCGCTGGCAGTGCCGAAGCACACTCCTCCTGGCCATCCACCAAATGAAAGAGAAAAAGTGTCATTGCGGGCGAACGAAGTGAGCGAAGCAATCTGGCACAAGCAGATCCGGAGTTCATCCTGCCTATCGACAGACTGGGTCTTTTTCAGCTGGCCCTATTTCGTTTTCTATTTTCGTGTTCATGGATCTGTGTGGGGCAGAGCCGATTGCGAACTACAAACTCCGAATTACGAAGGACGAGTTGGCGCGTAAGTCTTTGTGTCAAAAGCAGTAACGCATAGAGGGGAAGTTCTGTGCCTTGCCCAAAAGAATCAGAAAAAAAATGATAGTTGTTTCTATTTTACTCTTGACAAATTATGGTTATAATATTATAATAATACTAGAATAAGAATGCTTACAGGAATGGAGCTCTAATGAAAGACATAATTGAGCGGTTGAGGGAGAAAGGCGTGACGCTGACGCCTCAAAGACTGGCAGTAGTAGAATTCCTTACAAAGAACGCTTCTCACCCAACAGTGGACGACATTCACAAAGCAATCCAGAGAAAGTATCCCACCATGTCGATGGCGACAGTATATTCCACGCTGGAACTGCTGAAGGAACATGGAGAAATACAGGAGCTTTCCATAAGGAAAAGGGGCAAAGCTTGTTTCGATCCCAGTCCAAAGCTTCACCATCATCTGCTTTGCCAGAAGTGTGACAAGGTTGTGGACATTGAGTTTGAATGTCCGGATGATTGTCCAATTATCGAGGAGAAAGAGATAGGCGGATGCAGGGTCGAGGAAGTGCAAGCATATCTTTATGGATTGTGTCCCGATTGTTCAAAGATGGAGGATAATGTAAATGACAAGCCTTAAGGGAGAGACACAAGTACAAGCGACCAAGATACGGAGGAATATCGTCCATATTGACGAGGAAAAATGTGATGGATGTGGTCTGTTGCGTGCAGTTATACTTGGGATCAAGGGAAATAAGAAATGAGCCGCAAGAGCTCACAATCAGAAGGAGGGTCAAGATGAAGGAGAGAGTTGAAGCTGCCCTGAACAAGATCAGACCATCGTTACAAGCAGACGGTGGCAATGTGGAGTTGGTGGAGGTCACTTCTGATGGCGTGGTGAAGGTGAGGTTAACAGGAGCTTGTGGAGGATGTCCCATGAGTCAGATGACATTAAAGACGGGCATAGAAAGACTGTTGAAAGAAGAAGTGCCAGAGGTGGTAGAAGTCATTGCCGTATGAACATACCACGGAGTAAGACAAGTAACGGGAGCATTGACTATGAAGTCAGAGATCGTACCGGATGCAGAGCTAGATTGTGTCGGTCTCTACTGCCCGATGCCAATCGCTATGACGAAAGAAGAGATAGAGAAGATTGAGGTGGGTCAAATACTCAAAGTGGAAGCTGACGACCCTGCAGCAGAAGAAGACATTAAACGATGGGCAAAGAGAACCGGGCACGAGATCTTGAAATCTGAGAAACATGGTACGATATTGACCTTCTTCATAAGAAGAATCAAATGAGGAGGAGCAGATGAACAAGATACTCTATGTGCAAAGCAGTGGCCTGGACACACCAGAACGGTTGTATGCGCCGTTCATGCTCGCGACGGCAGCGGCCGCTATGAACATAGATGCGGCCATCTATTTCTTGATAAAGGGCGTGACGGTCGTCAAAAAGGGTGAGGCAGAAAAGATCAAGATCGGCGACTTTCCGAACCTCAAGGAGGTCATGGAGCAGGCCACATCCGCGGGTGTGAAGTTGTATGTATGTGAACAGACCACACAGCTCCTTGGGATCTCGAGGGGTGATTTCATTCCCGAGGCAAAGATCGTTGGGGCCGCGACGCTGAACGACCTGGCGCTCGATGCCGGTGCCGTTCTCAACTTCTAGAGGTGGAATCTGTGAAGAGGATATTTTTGGACCACGCATCGGCGATGCCAGTTGATCCCAGGGTATCTGAGTTTGCTGAACGGTATCTTAGAGCTAACTTCGGAAATCCTTCATCCCTCCATTCAGTAGGATTAGAGGCAAAAACGGCTATCGAAGACGCAAGGAAGAAAATCGCAGAGCTAATAAACGCAGGGAATGAGAACTGTATTGTCTTTACCAGCGGCGCAACTGAATCAAACAACCTGGCTATCAAGGGAACAGCGCTCAGGAATATATCAAAAGGTAAGGAGATTGCGGCAAGCGCTATAGAACATATGTCAGTCCTCAATCCTATGAAAGAGCTTCAGAAAAACGGGTTCAAACTGACCATCATACCGGTTGACTCAACTGGTATCATCGACACAGAGGAACTTGGCCGCATTTTGACCAAAAATACCACCGTTACTTCCATAATGTATGCGAACAACGAAATAGGAACAATCGAACCTGTCAAGGAGATAAGTGAGGTAGTCCATGAGAAGGGGTTGTATCTGCATGTGGATGCAACAGCCGCGGCAGGCCGCATAGCCATAGATGTGCAGAGCGATGGGATAGACCTGTTAACACTGTCCTCCAACGATATGGGTGGGCCCCAAGGCGCTGGTGTCTTGTATATGAAACCCGGTGTAAGGCTCCAGCCAATCCTACCGGGAGGCGGACAGGAGCGGGGACTCAGGTCTGGGACAGAGAACTTATTCACCATTGCTGGAATGGGAGAAGCGGCAAGGATAGCAAAAGACCAAATGGACGAGGAAAGCAAGAGGCTCAAGGAGATAAGGGATGAACTGATCGACGAGATATTCAATATTGACGAATCTTATCTCACGGGTCATAATACTCAGAGGCTTCCCCACCATGCCAGTTTCCGGTTTAGCCGTATTGAAGGTGAGAGTATCGTGTTGAATATGGATACGATGTACAACATACAAGTTTCCACCGGTTCAGCCTGCTCTTCGAAAACCCTGGAACCATCACATGTTCTGCTGGCAATAGGTCTGAAGCACGAAGAAGCACATGGGTCAATGGTCCTGACCCTGGGGCCGTCAAATAAAGCTGAAGAAACACCAGTGATAGCAAAGGCTGTCAAAGAGACTGTTGAGAGGTTGAGAAAACTTTCACCACTGTGAAAAACGGGGGTAACCCACATGGCAAACGTAGGCTACAGTGAGAAAGTGATGGAACATTTCATGAGCCCAAAAAATGTGGGTACCCTAGAAAATCCTGACGGCTACGGGAAAGTGGGCAATCCTGTGTGCGGGGACCTGATGGAGATGTTCATCAGAGTAGAGGACGATATTATCACCGACATAAAGTTCAGAACGTTCGGCTGCGGTTCAGCTATCGCAACGAGCAGCATGGTTACAGAAATGGCAAAAGGGATGCATGTCGATAAGGCTTTGAAAATAACACGTAACGATGTGGCTTGCGAGCTCGATGGTCTCCCTCCGCAGAAGATGCATTGTTCCAACCTGGCCGCCGACGCTCTTCACGAGGCAATCAGGGATTATCAGCGAAAGAAAGCAGGCCCGAAATGACTGAGCGATTGCAGGTCTACAAGTGCAATGTCTGTGGCAATATTGTGGAGGTGTTGCACACGGGGGTTGGAGAACTGGTCTGCTGTGGACAGCCAATGGAACTCCATCAAGAAAAGGCAGACGATGTCGGAGAGGAAAAGCACGTTCCAGTGGCCGAGACGACAGAAGGTGTCGTAAGGGTCAAAGTTGGCACTATTCCTCATCCAATGGAGGAAGAGCACTACATTGAGTGGATTGAACTGATAGCGGACGGGAAAGTCTATCGTCACTTTTTGAAGCTGGGATCTGCGGCCGAAGCAGTATTTGCAATACACACGGACAGCACTACGGCAAGGGAGTATCGCAGTGTCCACGGTTTGTGGAAGTCAACGAGTTGAAAGGAAGCTAGACCCAAAACAATCTCCTGGCCGCCTTCGCAGGAGAATCGCAGGCTCGCAACAGGTATAGCTACTTTCCCAGCCAGGCAAGAAAAGAAGGATACGAGCAGATAGCTGCCATATTTCAGGAGACGGCTGACAACGAGAAGGAGCACGCTAAGCGGGAATTCAAGTTTCTACAGGGGGGAGGTAGCGATATCTGCCTCATTCCCAGCAGGTGTGATTGGTGACACAAAAGCCAATCTCAAGGCGGCGGCTGCTGGTGAGAACTATGAATGGACCGAAATGTACCCTACATTCGCTAAGGTTGCCCGTGAAGAGGGGTTTATTTTCGTATCCATAGCGAAGGCTGAGGAAGCACACGAAACACGATACTTGACACTCCCTAAGAATATCCAGGGAAGCAGGGTGTTTAAGCGAGACGAGGTCGTGAAGTGGAAATGTCCAAATTCCGGCTACATCCACGAGGGATCCGAACCGCCCAGGGAATGTCCAGCTTGTGCTCACCCTCAATCCTATTTTGAGCTCTGGTGTGCAAATTACTGACTCGACATCCCCAGACGAAGACCATGAACATAGGCAGATTGTAGCAATTTGGGCTGGCCTTCAAGGTTAGCATAAGGTACTATCTGAGAACTATAAAAGGGTGGTGTGAAGAAGGGGCGTCTGTTCAAAGATACCTAGGAACTAAGGGAGAAAACAGAGACAGCGAAACATGAGAGTTCTCTGGATGAAGAAGGAACACCTGAGAGTGTTCCTCAAAGCCTCAAAACAATTCGGTGAGCTGTGGGGTCCAGTCCAAAAAGGTAAAGTACATGTTTACGACAAGATAGATGACTTCTCTGAGTTGATTCTCGAGCCCACAAAAACTGTTCTATCTATCAAGAAGCTTGTCCATCCTCCAGAATTCAACATGTTCAGATATGACGGAGAGAGTTACGAGGCCGAGCTTGAGAATATGCCCAGGAAGGTTGTATACGGCGTTCCCCCGTGTGACATCCACGGACTGCTCATCCTGGATGACTTGTTCACCAGATACTATCCAGACCCGTACTACATCAAGAGAAGAGAGCGGACTGCTATCCTGGGTGTTTCGTTCTGTACCCCCACCGAAGGGTGCCTGTGCAAGTCCATGGGCACAGATGTTGTAGAAGAAGGATTTGACCTGTTCTTCAGCGACCTTAAAGATTTCTACCTCGTCTGGGTGGGCTCAAGCCTGGGCGATGACATGGTTAGAGCCGAACCCGACCTGTTTAACGATAATATCACCCGCAAACACACGGATAAATTTATAGAATGCAAGACTGAACGCGACGAGAAATTCACCAGAGGCATCGACATGACAGTGATACCGGACCTCATGGAGTTGAGTTACGACATCCCGTTGTGGAATGAACTGGGGGAAAGGTGTCTTGAATGTGGTGCCTGCACAGTGGTCTGTCCAACCTGTAATTGCTACAACATTGTTGACGAACCCTCTATTTCTGGATCCAAAGGTGACAGGAGAAGGTACTGGGACTGCTGTATTTACACAGAGTACTCACTCGTTGCTGGGGGCCATAACTTCAGAAGAACGCGGGGGGAGAGGCTCAGGCTATGGTATAGTCATAAACTCAAGTCGTTTGGCTACTCTGAAAAGCCAGCCTGTGTTGGATGTGGCAGGTGTATTGATACCTGTCCTGTGGACATCAATGTGCTCGTGGTAGCCAGAGCTTTACTGGGTAAAAAGGAGCACAAAGGAAAATCATGAATCAGGAGTCTCGCCAGGAAAATCCTTTCACGCTGGAACCTGCGAGGATAGTGAGAAAGCATAACCTATCTCGTGACGTCAGGTTCTTTCAGATAAGGTTTGCGGACATGGAAAAGGCACTCTCAACGAAATACCTTCCCGGGCAATTTATGATGCTCTCCATTGCGGGAACTGGAGAGGCCCCCTTCTCCATATCTTCCACGCCTTCAAGGCCGGGTCTGCTCGAGTTTTGTATCAGAGAAGTAGGAGAAGTCACCAGGGCGCTATTTCGATTGAAAGAGAATTCCCTGGTAGGAATAAGAGGACCTTATGGAAACGGTTTTCCACTCGATGAGATCAAAGGACAGAACCTCATAATTGCTGTAGGAGGTCTTGGAGTTGCTCCGCTGCGCTCTCTTTTGCTCTATGCTTTAGACAACAGGGATGATTTCGGCGATGTGTATCTTCTCCACGGTGCCAGGACCCCGTCAGATATGCTCTTCAGAGACGAGTTTCTTGAGCTGAGAGAACGGGAAGACCTTCACTGTCTCCTGGCAGTTGATGATGACCCCACTGGTGATTGGCCCTGTCATGTTGCAAAGCTCACTCAACTCTTCAAGTATGTCAAGAATATTGATGTTGCCAATGCCTATGCAGCAGTGTGTGGACCTCCTGTAATGTACAAATCTGTGATCGAGAAACTCGTGCGCCTTGGTATTCAAAAGCCTCAGATTCTCATAACCCTCGAGCGCCGCATGAGATGTGGTATCGGTAAGTGCGGACACTGTGTTGTGGGTAATACCTATACCTGCATAGACGGTCCGGTCTTCACATACTGGGATGTGATAAATATGAGAGGATTGGTTTGAGATAGATGGAAAAGAAGAAAATAGGGATATACAGTTATACAGGCTGCTCAGGAGAACAGTTTGTCATCCTGGAATGCGGCGCCGAACTATTCGAGCTTTGTGATCGGGCGGAAATCAAATCATTCCCCATGGCCCAGAGCAATAACGAATATACCACACTGGATATAGCCTTCTTGGAAGGTTCAATCACAACTAAGAAGCAAAAAAAGGAATTAGCGCAGGTAAGATCACGTTCAAAGCTCCTGGTTGCCATGGGTACCTGCGCCTGCTTCGGGGGAATTCAGTCGATGAGACTGGGTGAGGGGGAATGGAAAAAGCGGTTCCAGAAGGTATACGGCGATGATGGCAAGTCGTTCAGGACTATGGAGCCCTTTGAATCAAAACCGTGCGACGCTTTTGTAAAGATAGACTACTACATTCCAGGTTGTCCTATGGACAAAAAACAATTCCTTCATAGCGTGGCCCGTATGCTCAACGGCAACTCCCCGTATCTTTACCAGTTTCCCGTCTGCGCGGAGTGCAAGTGGAAAGAAAACGACTGCCTTCTCCTCAGGGGCTTACCCTGTCTTGGGCCGCTCACCAGGGGAGGTTGCGGCGCTGCTTGCCCATCTTACAATCTCCCATGCGTCGGATGCTGGGGACCTGCAGAAGTACCGAATGTCCCTTCTCAATATGAATTGCTGGTAGAAAAGGGATATGGCCCTCAAGAGATTCAGCAAAAATTCAGGAAATTCGGCGGTGCTCCTATGGTGGAGCGTCTCAAGAAAATAATGGAACACATGGAATGAAACGCATATCCATCAAATCACTGGCAAGGGTAGAGGGTCACGGGGGGATTACCGTCAGGACAGAGGGCAAAAAAGTCAAGGATGTGAAAGTCCAAATCTACGAGGGTCCGAGGCTGATAGAAGAACTGGTAGTGGGTAAAT contains these protein-coding regions:
- a CDS encoding acyl-CoA synthetase → MKRSHTKVSEGILQSILENTIKRFGKRVALIFDEKEITYRKLDKESNRLANGLKSLGITQGAKVGIMLPNIPEFVYAFFAIQKLGAIAVPINTLYKAGEILHVLRDSGAETVVTLSNYVPAIQEILHETNLKHIISVGEHDLVFADPCCKLVHLVLDKCNFEDADEIYQKMGHILMQIVRELGVANAWYKHRGSVRVDGKRLGGIVVQETENDYVVTLNLFIDRLDIDDFLEVIWVPAEIRDRIIEPITSIKEETGKTVTHEEFHEVVLSTLGTVLKRDLSHGKFTRDESFAYQRRKNLARK
- a CDS encoding acyl-CoA synthetase, whose protein sequence is MKKLRVIDAPETDVGDLFALPSAVAESRIVSPFLMTTGVEDTVIIQSITRKGILAGADVKIDLDKAREENMNVAIKPRAGRGGASLIDTIPYKELVSRSSEKFRSHRSNSDDTACILYTSGTTARPKGVLLTHQNFVSGSSLTKARIDVNETDVIVGVLPFFHVFGLTNVLITGVERGATVILMSRYTPKNLYNAIKRIKATILLAIPTMFVHLLKFCELVKVQLPRTLRYCVSGGAPFPKQLIRQFETTLGTKLIEGYGLTETASAVALNPGQKPKPGSVGTPLSQVEMRVIDEKGNQLPPGEIGEIIIKSPTVTKGYHNLEEETQNAIKGGFFYTGDLGYKDEEGYFYITERKKDIIILGGENISPREIEETLSEHPKVEEAAVIGIQKDERELIKAFVVGNDVTEKELLGFCRERLAPFKVPKSIEFRERLPKSLTGKVSKKELHPSYRDERVIEKEPYESV
- a CDS encoding sodium:solute symporter family protein, giving the protein MITVIIISIFGLLILLLSIFGYKVSAKTPEDYMLASRGIGVTVMFFFVLFAISSAWTFYGYPGFLYQHGVFYVYFIWGAVVSFACLYMFLGPRLWAVARLNNFLSPIEIVAERYNSRALRIIISLIMLAFIIPYIGIQPLGVGLGFKALTGISPIFGIVYTTVLLIIIVFLGGMRTTAWVNVLLGTIYTVAFLGSLVWVINRVFPGGLREAVNVVESNFPALYVAPGPQGYFRPFIIGGAFIVGLMGFAWPHVVMATLTAQDKSVFKWVPLLALVVGGVGFYTIPFLWGGIVAPAISHMEGTLVPPMLGLEADNVVQTIITQYLPGWFAGFVLIGVIAAAVSTAAMQVMTSAIFVSRDIIYGGLGKKMRPEQMVFVTKLAVIGLILLALVVALHYRMALALYLTKIAVPGFAQWATLLVGSILWRRSTRQGALCGIIGGTAYLVAGYFYPPIVFHLENPLIPALALNIILFVVVSLLTPRPDSETIRRFYDEVDEYLEQA
- a CDS encoding transcriptional repressor, which translates into the protein MKDIIERLREKGVTLTPQRLAVVEFLTKNASHPTVDDIHKAIQRKYPTMSMATVYSTLELLKEHGEIQELSIRKRGKACFDPSPKLHHHLLCQKCDKVVDIEFECPDDCPIIEEKEIGGCRVEEVQAYLYGLCPDCSKMEDNVNDKP
- a CDS encoding NifU family protein translates to MKERVEAALNKIRPSLQADGGNVELVEVTSDGVVKVRLTGACGGCPMSQMTLKTGIERLLKEEVPEVVEVIAV
- a CDS encoding sulfurtransferase TusA family protein, encoding MKSEIVPDAELDCVGLYCPMPIAMTKEEIEKIEVGQILKVEADDPAAEEDIKRWAKRTGHEILKSEKHGTILTFFIRRIK
- a CDS encoding sulfur reduction protein DsrE, with protein sequence MNKILYVQSSGLDTPERLYAPFMLATAAAAMNIDAAIYFLIKGVTVVKKGEAEKIKIGDFPNLKEVMEQATSAGVKLYVCEQTTQLLGISRGDFIPEAKIVGAATLNDLALDAGAVLNF
- a CDS encoding cysteine desulfurase, with protein sequence MKRIFLDHASAMPVDPRVSEFAERYLRANFGNPSSLHSVGLEAKTAIEDARKKIAELINAGNENCIVFTSGATESNNLAIKGTALRNISKGKEIAASAIEHMSVLNPMKELQKNGFKLTIIPVDSTGIIDTEELGRILTKNTTVTSIMYANNEIGTIEPVKEISEVVHEKGLYLHVDATAAAGRIAIDVQSDGIDLLTLSSNDMGGPQGAGVLYMKPGVRLQPILPGGGQERGLRSGTENLFTIAGMGEAARIAKDQMDEESKRLKEIRDELIDEIFNIDESYLTGHNTQRLPHHASFRFSRIEGESIVLNMDTMYNIQVSTGSACSSKTLEPSHVLLAIGLKHEEAHGSMVLTLGPSNKAEETPVIAKAVKETVERLRKLSPL
- the nifU gene encoding Fe-S cluster assembly scaffold protein NifU, with protein sequence MANVGYSEKVMEHFMSPKNVGTLENPDGYGKVGNPVCGDLMEMFIRVEDDIITDIKFRTFGCGSAIATSSMVTEMAKGMHVDKALKITRNDVACELDGLPPQKMHCSNLAADALHEAIRDYQRKKAGPK
- a CDS encoding desulfoferrodoxin: MTERLQVYKCNVCGNIVEVLHTGVGELVCCGQPMELHQEKADDVGEEKHVPVAETTEGVVRVKVGTIPHPMEEEHYIEWIELIADGKVYRHFLKLGSAAEAVFAIHTDSTTAREYRSVHGLWKSTS
- a CDS encoding NADH:ubiquinone oxidoreductase, whose amino-acid sequence is MEKKKIGIYSYTGCSGEQFVILECGAELFELCDRAEIKSFPMAQSNNEYTTLDIAFLEGSITTKKQKKELAQVRSRSKLLVAMGTCACFGGIQSMRLGEGEWKKRFQKVYGDDGKSFRTMEPFESKPCDAFVKIDYYIPGCPMDKKQFLHSVARMLNGNSPYLYQFPVCAECKWKENDCLLLRGLPCLGPLTRGGCGAACPSYNLPCVGCWGPAEVPNVPSQYELLVEKGYGPQEIQQKFRKFGGAPMVERLKKIMEHME